One part of the Ranitomeya imitator isolate aRanImi1 chromosome 10, aRanImi1.pri, whole genome shotgun sequence genome encodes these proteins:
- the LOC138651938 gene encoding zinc finger protein 585A-like: protein MSKPDVLSIMENAEEPFGQENNQARASRVEIAECWSSGTTEEPRSFAPLVGKQPEDQTAPQNTQSSLIVSEIETTDNSWREKNIHPMMATEPVCQSGSGTVEYSYPAGQSSQSTLPLIEKVRHREDDMVDQGTGGPKMAGTAGDSSAQPALHGVTPMPTNFGKLEKDNIVICRPHGWSNAGPTTRRKDSGSTEQPNQRFWGLFQCSFCNFVFQDLSELLQHQESHNQEKFQVIGNEQGRPDHQPQQSSTPVLEWRRYRCIVCDKTFCKQSSLVTHLRIHTGEKPFSCHVCRRKFNQRTSLTVHLRTHTGEAPFPCNKCNRSFRQQSNLTHHMKSHQRVEELDGVDWSEENTAPGIPFMYLISEADESSSEVWSNKVPLVKGDKAEDPESCKRPYVCGHCFKRFTHQSNLMVHQRIHTGDRSYRCQECGKHFTRRTSLMVHLRGHTGEMPYSCLQCGKSFRQQSNLLYHMKSHSLTAEPKPNVSTENEQSTKMSGHLIGPSGQYLERDNSQMINIGGGRIEENQVRAYQCNQCSKWFPSSHSLLLHQKLHVEQSNALMHCREIQVSYPINRALPHAYPENMLSPRQEHDTYPPQHFKMAARSEGNVSGMLNSLESNLIPQPQHGISYQRVGRQPGEGRSSKGPFHVLGRGRPRKITWLGHGQTPAGSSMAGKAIHKCWKCPRHFNNKSNLIVHLRIHTGEKPFQCWLCEKRFRQQSNLIQHLKNHEDVLGDELITRPRKLAIKEQLNGKSIQALGMSPTPNTVQIRSGFLPFDGNQMHHNHNGQLFQGPQTIHLGDIASSSECVSDNLEVNGTSSSSSPESTYKCSSCFKTFTHKSNLLVHERIHSGDKTYRCLECGKQFSQRTSLMVHLRTHTGEMPYSCLQCRRRFRQQSNLLYHIKTNTVQGQLNCTAESLPSSPLLPRLDPTMEPSMSSDMEASPGQAHPWVHLETNTKNETAAASPPDGPKGEFHCPACDKIFTHQSNLLVHQRIHSGERTYHCHECNRQFSQRTSLMIHLRTHTGEMPYACQCCGKRFRQQSNLLYHLKSHVGQEITVDATQSAEYAAPRARGRPRKSESNDDVKEKRIIPRGKRTYKCTECPRRYNLMSNLVAHQKSHDLQPLYSCLECGDSFLHQGYLAVHKKQHAKVNPPHHGVQFCWRPNQELMDGRNSGTEEERNAV, encoded by the coding sequence TTGCAGAATGCTGGAGCAGTGGAACGACAGAAGAACCAAGATCCTTCGCTCCTCTAGTTGGAAAGCAGCCTGAAGACCAGACCGCTCCACAAAACACGCAAAGTTCTCTTATCGTCAGTGAGATTGAAACCACCGACAACAGTTGGAGGGAAAAAAATATCCATCCCATGATGGCGACCGAACCGGTGTGCCAGTCAGGCAGTGGCACTGTTGAATATAGTTATCCAGCAGGACAAAGCTCACAGTCAACCTTGCCTCTTATAGAGAAGGTAAGGCACAGAGAAGATGACATGGTGGACCAAGGTACTGGTGGCCCAAAGATGGCAGGAACTGCTGGGGACTCCTCGGCACAGCCAGCATTACACGGAGTCACTCCCATGCCTACCAACTTCGGCAAACTTGAGAAGGATAATATTGTGATCTGCAGACCACACGGGTGGTCGAACGCTGGACCGACAACCAGAAGAAAAGATTCTGGCTCTACAGAACAACCAAACCAGAGGTTTTGGGGACTGTTTCAGTGCTCGTTCTGTAATTTCGTCTTTCAAGATCTTTCTGAACTTTTGCAGCATCAAGAATCCCACAACCAAGAGAAATTCCAAGTAATCGGGAACGAACAGGGGCGTCCTGATCACCAACCGCAGCAGTCGTCAACTCCAGTCTTGGAGTGGAGGAGATACCGCTGTATAGTGTGCGATAAGACCTTCTGCAAGCAGTCATCGTTAGTAACACACCTGCGTATACACACCGGTGAGAAACCCTTCTCTTGTCACGTGTGTAGGAGGAAATTTAACCAGCGTACCAGTCTGACCGTCCATCTACGGACTCATACTGGAGAAGCACCGTTTCCTTGCAACAAATGTAATAGGAGCTTTCGACAGCAATCTAACCTTACCCACCACATGAAGAGTCATCAAAGAGTGGAGGAACTCGACGGGGTGGATTGGAGCGAAGAAAACACGGCCCCAGGTATTCCTTTCATGTATCTGATTTCCGAAGCGGATGAATCCAGTAGCGAAGTTTGGAGCAACAAAGTCCCGTTGGTTAAAGGGGACAAGGCAGAAGATCCAGAATCGTGTAAAAGGCCCTACGTGTGTGGACACTGCTTTAAGCGATTTACTCATCAGTCCAACCTCATGGTTCATCAGCGCATCCACACCGGAGACCGATCGTATCGCTGCCAAGAATGCGGCAAGCATTTCACCAGAAGGACCAGCCTGATGGTTCACTTACGGGGTCACACCGGAGAGATGCCTTACTCCTGCCTCCAGTGCGGGAAGAGCTTTCGCCAACAGTCAAACCTTCTCTACCACATGAAAAGCCATTCTTTGACAGCCGAACCAAAACCCAACGTGAGCACCGAAAATGAGCAGTCCACAAAGATGTCTGGGCATCTGATTGGACCTTCAGGTCAATATCTTGAGCGAGATAATTCGCAGATGATAAACATTGGTGGTGGGCGAATTGAAGAAAATCAAGTCAGGGCTTACCAATGTAACCAGTGTTCAAAATGGTTCCCGAGCTCTCATAGCCTCTTGTTACATCAAAAGCTTCATGTAGAGCAGTCCAACGCTCTCATGCATTGCAGAGAAATTCAGGTCTCATACCCCATTAACAGAGCCCTTCCACACGCGTACCCTGAGAACATGCTGTCTCCTCGTCAGGAACATGACACTTACCCTCCTCAACATTTTAAGATGGCTGCACGATCCGAAGGCAACGTGTCTGGGATGCTGAATAGCCTCGAGTCCAACCTAATTCCACAGCCACAACACGGCATTTCCTATCAAAGAGTTGGAAGACAGCCAGGAGAGGGAAGATCTTCAAAAGGTCCTTTCCACGTGCTAGGAAGAGGAAGACCAAGAAAAATTACTTGGTTAGGTCACGGACAGACTCCAGCCGGGTCCTCCATGGCAGGAAAAGCAATACATAAGTGCTGGAAATGTCCAAGGCACTTCAACAATAAGTCAAACCTAATCGTTCACTTGCGTATACACACGGGGGAAAAGCCCTTCCAGTGTTggctttgtgagaaaagattcagacaGCAGTCAAATTTGATCCAACATCTGAAAAATCACGAGGACGTTCTCGGGGACGAACTCATAACTCGTCCACGGAAGCTTGCAATTAAAGAACAGCTAAACGGGAAAAGCATTCAGGCTTTAGGAATGAGTCCAACCCCGAACACTGTCCAGATCCGGTCTGGTTTTCTACCATTCGATGGGAACCAGATGCATCACAATCACAACGGACAGCTGTTTCAGGGACCTCAAACTATCCACCTAGGTGATATCGCCTCCAGTAGTGAGTGCGTCTCCGATAATTTGGAGGTAAACGGCACCTCATCCTCGTCCTCGCCTGAAAGCACGTACAAGTGCAGCAGCTGCTTCAAAACATTTACTCATAAATCCAACCTCTTGGTCCATGAACGTATTCACTCAGGAGACAAGACCTATCGCTGCCTTGAGTGTGGCAAACAGTTCAGTCAGCGCACCAGTCTGATGGTGCACCTAAGGACTCATACTGGCGAGATGCCGTACTCTTGTTTGCAGTGTCGGAGACGTTTCCGGCAGCAGTCCAACCTACTTTATCACATAAAGACGAACACTGTGCAAGGGCAGCTAAACTGTACTGCGGAGAGCTTGCCAAGTTCTCCATTGCTTCCTAGACTAGACCCTACTATGGAGCCAAGCATGAGCTCCGACATGGAGGCCTCCCCAGGGCAAGCCCATCCTTGGGTCCACCTTGAAACGAATACTAAGAACGAAACTGCAGCCGCTTCACCTCCTGATGGACCAAAAGGAGAGTTCCACTGTCCTGCCTGTGACAAAATTTTTACTCACCAGTCCAACCTGTTAGTCCACCAACGAATCCACTCCGGTGAGCGGACATACCACTGTCACGAGTGCAACCGTCAATTCAGTCAACGCACCAGTCTGATGATCCACTTACGCACTCACACCGGAGAGATGCCGTACGCCTGCCAATGCTGCGGCAAACGGTTTCGCCAACAGTCCAACCTGTTGTATCACTTGAAGAGTCACGTAGGGCAAGAGATTACCGTAGACGCTACTCAAAGCGCAGAGTACGCGGCACCCAGAGCCAGAGGCCGTCCTCGGAAATCGGAGTCAAATGATGACGTCAAGGAAAAACGAATAATTCCTCGAGGCAAGCGTACTTACAAGTGCACCGAATGCCCACGGCGCTACAACCTCATGTCAAATTTGGTGGCGCACCAAAAGTCGCACGACCTCCAACCCCTGTACAGTTGCTTGGAGTGCGGAGACAGCTTCCTTCACCAAGGGTATCTTGCTGTTCACAAAAAGCAGCACGCCAAGGTCAACCCTCCTCATCACGGTGTACAGTTCTGCTGGAGACCAAATCAAGAGCTGATGGATGGCAGAAATTCAGGGACGGAAGAAGAAAGGAATGCTGTATAG